In Halothermothrix orenii H 168, the sequence TTTAATTTTGAAAAAAAGTTAATGGCAATTAGTCCAACAGGTATAGAATATTTTGATACTTCTCCGGAAGATGTCGTAGTTATGAACTTAAATGGGAAAATTGTAGAAGGAAGCAAAAAGCCTTCCAGTGAATACAGGATGCATCTTATTTTTTATAAAAATCGAAATGATGTTGGTGCTGTAGTACATACTCATTCTATTTATGCAGCAACAATAGCATCTTTAAGATGGGAATTGCCTCCTGTTCATTATATGATTGCAGTTGCTGGTAATAAAGTACCCTGTGCAGAATATGCTAGTTTTGGAACAGAAGAATTAGCTACCAATGCGTTTAAAAGTGTGGGAGAAACATATAACGCTACATTATTGGCTAATCATGGTTTAATAGCTTTGGGTAAAAATATCTCTGAAGCATTTAAAGTAGCAGAAGAGATTGAGTTTACAGCTGAAGTTTATTATAGAGCTAAAGCTATTGGGGAGCCTGTAATTTTACCAGAGGAAGAAATGAAAGTTATGTTAAATAAATTTAAAACGTATGGTCAACAATGAATATCATATGTTGACAAATAATTTATTAATGATACTAAAGTTCGACAAATAAAAACACAATATCCCAATCTCTGTCACCAACAAGTTAAACCGGTCATATATATGTACTAAAAATGCAAAGGAGGCGATATTAATGGGAGATTACCGACGTGATAGAGATTGGGACCGGAATAGAGACCGGGATCGAAATAGAGATAGAAAGAGATACAGAGACCCGAGGTATCCCGGATGTCCCCGGTGTCCTCGTTGTCCCCGTTACCCGGACTGTCCTTACAGGCCTGACAGGTAAAGTGACAAAACATGTTAGTTTATATAATTTATTTTTAGTATAATTGATTTATCTGACTTTACTAAAAAGGTTGCCCGCCGGGCAACCTTTTAATTTACATATAAGAAAAAACAACATATAATAAATATGATAAAGATGCTTGTTATCTTTAATAAATATTATTTTGAAACTGGGAATAAGGAGGTGGGAGAAGTGAAAAAGAAATATTTCCCATCAAGACTTAAAAGGTTTTTAGCCTTTTTATTAGATATAGTAATTTTATGTTTTATAATATTTATTATAGGAAAATCAGGTAAAAATATATGGATAAGTATTGGTAAGTGGGACTGGATAGTTGGTTTTTTAGTCAGCATAGCTTATTTTGGCTTATTTAACAGTGCTATCGGAAAAGGAAAAACCCCGGGAAAAAGGTTATTTAAAATTAAAGTGGTAAATAAAAAAGGAAGATATTTATCTGT encodes:
- a CDS encoding L-fuculose-phosphate aldolase, with amino-acid sequence MLLEKERKQIVEYGKKLIDSGLTRGTGGNISIFNFEKKLMAISPTGIEYFDTSPEDVVVMNLNGKIVEGSKKPSSEYRMHLIFYKNRNDVGAVVHTHSIYAATIASLRWELPPVHYMIAVAGNKVPCAEYASFGTEELATNAFKSVGETYNATLLANHGLIALGKNISEAFKVAEEIEFTAEVYYRAKAIGEPVILPEEEMKVMLNKFKTYGQQ